The proteins below are encoded in one region of Paenibacillus sp. YYML68:
- the thrS gene encoding threonine--tRNA ligase, with protein sequence MAVKVTFPDGAVREYEQGMTIEAVAGSISSGLRKNAVVGKVNGKVVDLSTPLGEDCSLSIVTLDNEEGLEVYRHSTAHLMAQAIKRIYGDKAVKLGIGPVIEDGFYYDIDLETSITPEDLVKIEKEMERIVQENLPISRRVVSREEALAIFTELEDPLKLELIRDLPEDSVITLYDQGEFFDLCRGPHLPSTGRIKAFKLLSVAGAYWRGDSKNKMLQRIYGTAFPKKAELDEHLHLLEEAKKRDHRKLGKELKVFTFSNEVGQGLPLWLPNGAKIRRTMERYIVDLEERLGYQHVYTPVLANVELYKISGHWEHYSEDMFPKMALDNEELVLRPMNCPHHMMVYKSDMRSYRDLPVRIAELGTMHRYEMSGALTGLHRVRAMTLNDAHIFCRPDQIKEEFARVVNLIRHVYEDFGIKDYRFRLSYRDPKDTEKYFQNDEMWEMSQRMLREVVEELGLPYFEAEGEAAFYGPKLDVQIKTALKKEETLSTAQLDFLLPERFQLEYVGADGQKHRPVVIHRGIISTMERMTAFLLENFAGALPTWLSPVQAKVLPVSGAFEEYAKHVTEKLQLAGVRVEADLRNEKLGYKIREAQLEKIPYMLVVGENEQQAGAASVRKRGEGDLGAQSLEQVIGMIEEDIRLKRV encoded by the coding sequence ATGGCAGTGAAGGTAACGTTCCCGGACGGAGCTGTGCGGGAGTATGAGCAAGGTATGACCATTGAGGCGGTTGCAGGGTCAATCAGCAGCGGCTTGAGGAAGAATGCAGTCGTCGGCAAGGTGAACGGCAAGGTCGTGGACCTGTCGACACCGCTGGGTGAGGACTGCTCCTTATCGATCGTGACGCTCGACAACGAGGAAGGGCTCGAGGTGTACCGTCACAGCACGGCGCATCTGATGGCGCAGGCGATCAAGCGTATATACGGCGATAAGGCGGTGAAGCTCGGCATCGGACCGGTCATCGAGGACGGCTTCTATTACGATATCGACCTAGAGACTTCCATTACACCCGAGGATCTGGTCAAGATTGAGAAAGAAATGGAGCGCATCGTACAGGAGAATCTCCCGATCTCCCGTCGTGTCGTGAGCCGCGAGGAGGCTCTTGCGATCTTCACCGAGCTGGAGGATCCGCTTAAGCTGGAGCTTATTCGCGATCTGCCTGAGGATTCGGTCATTACGCTGTACGATCAAGGTGAATTCTTCGACCTGTGCCGCGGACCGCACCTGCCGTCGACAGGACGCATCAAGGCGTTCAAGCTGCTCAGCGTAGCTGGCGCTTACTGGCGCGGCGACTCGAAGAACAAGATGCTGCAGCGCATCTACGGCACGGCGTTCCCGAAGAAGGCGGAGCTCGACGAGCATCTGCACCTGCTCGAGGAAGCGAAGAAGCGCGACCACCGCAAGCTCGGCAAGGAGCTGAAAGTATTCACGTTCAGCAATGAGGTGGGACAAGGTCTGCCGCTCTGGCTGCCGAACGGGGCTAAGATTCGTCGTACGATGGAGCGCTACATCGTCGATCTCGAGGAGCGTCTAGGCTACCAGCACGTATATACGCCAGTGCTTGCGAACGTGGAGCTGTACAAGATCAGCGGCCACTGGGAGCATTACAGCGAGGATATGTTCCCGAAGATGGCGCTCGATAATGAGGAGCTCGTGCTCCGTCCGATGAACTGTCCGCACCATATGATGGTGTACAAGTCGGACATGCGCAGCTACCGCGATCTGCCGGTTCGGATAGCCGAGCTCGGCACGATGCACCGCTACGAGATGTCTGGTGCACTGACGGGTCTGCATCGCGTACGCGCGATGACGCTGAATGATGCGCACATCTTCTGTCGTCCGGATCAGATCAAGGAAGAATTCGCGCGCGTTGTAAACCTGATTCGTCACGTGTACGAGGACTTCGGCATCAAGGATTACCGCTTCCGCTTGTCGTACCGCGATCCGAAGGATACGGAGAAATATTTCCAGAACGACGAGATGTGGGAAATGTCGCAGCGCATGCTGCGCGAGGTCGTCGAGGAGCTCGGCCTGCCGTACTTCGAGGCAGAGGGCGAAGCCGCGTTCTACGGTCCGAAGCTCGACGTGCAGATCAAGACGGCACTGAAGAAGGAAGAGACGCTGTCGACCGCACAGCTCGACTTCCTGCTGCCAGAGCGATTCCAGCTTGAGTACGTTGGCGCAGATGGACAGAAGCACCGTCCGGTCGTTATTCACCGCGGCATCATCTCGACGATGGAGCGCATGACCGCGTTCCTGCTTGAGAACTTCGCAGGCGCGCTGCCGACTTGGCTGAGCCCTGTACAGGCGAAGGTGCTGCCCGTATCCGGCGCGTTCGAGGAGTACGCGAAGCACGTCACGGAGAAGCTGCAGCTGGCAGGCGTTCGCGTCGAGGCGGATCTGCGTAACGAGAAGCTCGGCTACAAGATTCGTGAAGCGCAGCTGGAGAAAATTCCGTACATGCTCGTAGTCGGCGAGAATGAGCAGCAAGCTGGGGCAGCGTCGGTGCGTAAGCGCGGCGAAGGCGACCTCGGGGCGCAGAGTCTGGAGCAGGTTATCGGCATGATTGAAGAGGACATTCGCTTGAAGCGAGTGTAA
- a CDS encoding ammonium transporter codes for MDLTALQSGLDTIWVVLTAAMILLMEGGFALLEAGFVRQKNAVSIIMKVFVDIAFGALIFFFFGFGLMYGKDFAGMIGTSGFFMQGDLSHIDLTISHDTYWLFQCAFVIAVISIVSGAVAERINFHAYILFTVAMTGFIYPIAGHWVWSVGGWLGGLGMIDFAGSATIHALGGFAALAAAMIIGPRIGKFTDKGVANIVPPSNLPLASVGAFILWFGWFGFNSGSTLSATNGAIGHIAVTTMLAAASGCATCILFTMFRYRKSDPPMVINGSLAGLVGITAGCAFVSSAAAILIGAVCGIAMVFATEYLESRRIDDPVGAFAVHGVSGSIGTLAVGLFAQPELIGELGQGYTGLFYGGGFQLLGVQALGLAVIIVWGFGTTWLAFKLIGRFIPTRVSRDEELVGLDVGIHGVPAYSQEHDFIELGQLTREK; via the coding sequence ATGGATTTGACCGCGCTGCAGAGCGGTTTGGATACGATCTGGGTCGTGCTGACGGCAGCCATGATTTTGCTGATGGAGGGCGGCTTCGCCTTGCTGGAGGCCGGGTTCGTCAGACAGAAGAACGCTGTCAGCATCATTATGAAGGTATTCGTGGACATCGCCTTCGGAGCCCTAATCTTCTTCTTCTTCGGCTTCGGACTCATGTACGGGAAAGACTTCGCAGGAATGATCGGCACATCCGGCTTCTTCATGCAAGGGGATCTGTCACACATCGACTTAACGATCAGTCACGACACGTACTGGCTGTTCCAATGCGCCTTCGTCATCGCCGTCATCTCGATCGTATCGGGTGCGGTGGCCGAGCGCATTAACTTCCACGCCTACATATTGTTCACCGTCGCAATGACCGGCTTCATCTATCCGATCGCTGGACACTGGGTATGGAGCGTAGGCGGCTGGCTCGGCGGCCTCGGCATGATCGACTTCGCAGGCTCCGCTACGATCCACGCGCTTGGCGGCTTCGCTGCGCTGGCAGCTGCGATGATCATCGGACCGCGGATCGGCAAGTTCACGGACAAGGGCGTCGCGAACATCGTGCCGCCGTCCAATCTGCCACTCGCCTCTGTTGGCGCATTCATCCTATGGTTCGGCTGGTTCGGCTTCAACTCGGGCAGTACGCTCAGCGCGACGAACGGCGCCATCGGCCATATCGCCGTGACGACGATGCTCGCCGCAGCGTCGGGCTGTGCGACTTGTATCTTGTTCACCATGTTCCGCTACCGCAAATCCGACCCGCCGATGGTCATCAACGGTTCTCTTGCCGGCCTCGTCGGCATCACCGCAGGCTGCGCGTTCGTCAGCAGCGCTGCCGCGATCTTGATCGGCGCCGTCTGCGGCATCGCGATGGTATTCGCGACCGAATACCTCGAATCCCGCCGCATCGACGATCCGGTCGGCGCATTCGCCGTACACGGCGTCAGCGGCAGCATCGGCACACTCGCTGTCGGCCTGTTCGCCCAGCCGGAGCTGATCGGCGAGCTCGGACAAGGCTACACCGGACTATTCTACGGCGGCGGCTTCCAGCTGCTCGGCGTGCAGGCGCTCGGACTTGCTGTCATTATCGTCTGGGGCTTCGGCACGACATGGCTCGCGTTCAAGCTGATCGGGCGCTTCATCCCGACACGCGTCAGCCGCGACGAGGAGCTCGTCGGTCTCGACGTCGGCATCCACGGCGTTCCGGCGTACAGCCAGGAGCACGATTTCATCGAGCTCGGGCAGCTGACGAGGGAGAAGTAA
- a CDS encoding type II CAAX prenyl endopeptidase Rce1 family protein translates to MFNFNLWLILTVLCLPGIWLMSVHTTNVMNSDASNSLSRTTLLTITFVQTLLITSASAASGAYFTPKVGLMDEFLLALSNGHWLPEQLYLQLGIGIAAGLPCGLVWVAVYYGYVRKRLDPATVRISESQRLQMGLWTRVASGGMTEEIIFRWGFLSLTMWALSFVTDSITTAFWFGLFITGVLFGLAHIPGNVETGATASPLLIATSVLGNLWVTLFCGYGLLKFGLLTAITIHALFHVIWYPFERRVQSRAAATPT, encoded by the coding sequence ATGTTTAACTTCAATCTATGGCTGATACTGACCGTGCTCTGCTTACCTGGCATATGGCTGATGAGCGTTCATACGACGAACGTCATGAACTCTGATGCGAGCAACTCACTCTCAAGAACGACACTTTTGACGATTACGTTTGTTCAAACGTTGTTGATTACCAGCGCTAGTGCAGCCAGCGGCGCATATTTCACCCCGAAGGTGGGTCTTATGGATGAATTCCTGCTTGCGCTTAGCAATGGCCATTGGCTTCCTGAGCAATTATACCTGCAGCTAGGAATAGGTATTGCTGCGGGACTCCCGTGCGGGCTCGTGTGGGTTGCCGTGTATTACGGCTATGTGCGGAAGCGTCTCGATCCGGCTACCGTCCGCATCTCCGAGAGCCAGCGGCTACAGATGGGCTTGTGGACAAGAGTAGCCTCGGGTGGGATGACTGAGGAGATTATTTTCCGATGGGGCTTCCTAAGTCTGACCATGTGGGCACTCAGCTTCGTCACCGATTCTATAACTACAGCGTTCTGGTTCGGTCTGTTCATTACGGGCGTTTTGTTTGGCCTTGCCCATATTCCAGGGAATGTGGAGACAGGAGCTACAGCATCACCGCTTCTTATCGCTACCTCTGTACTCGGGAATCTGTGGGTAACCTTATTTTGCGGATACGGCCTACTGAAATTCGGGCTCCTCACAGCGATCACCATACACGCCTTGTTCCATGTCATCTGGTACCCGTTCGAACGAAGAGTTCAGAGCAGAGCCGCTGCCACCCCAACTTAA
- a CDS encoding cell wall metabolism sensor histidine kinase WalK, whose protein sequence is MSIRMRLTLWYTGILTATLLVLAIGFYFFMNYIMYSSLKSELKSEAEYVLPRIRALPTVSSQGFSFNFELEGRNSIRSGKLQLQVVNLQDGRKFRSNDLIEADLELPGVSPAKVACVLRGSCAFQKVKVDGNDFLIHYTPLFASSLFGSSDEPIGMLQAAYFVGNYERVFVILRLVLTITMLLIIVLAASVGWFLARKALRPIERLVEATNRIEKGTDLQRRIEYDGPPDEIGVLTDTINGMLSRLQHTYTELEEAYSAQRRFVSDASHELRTPLTTIRGNVELLEKVWNQTLQRSSAPDSGMSSVELSLEAMRDISGEAERMSRLVNDLLALARADAGFQMAKAELELRPLLEDAARKAHMLPRTVEWIVGDLSAAAGVRIIGNRDYMQQLLFIFIENAFKYTEHGYVKLDALRHGGQIGIRIEDSGIGMDEQEVPHIFDRFYRADVSRGMKSGTGLGLSIARWIIDEHGGSIEVNTAKDEGSTFTLWFPIVESRVLEADAEHASHSLTEGDRV, encoded by the coding sequence ATGTCGATCCGCATGCGCCTGACGCTGTGGTACACAGGGATATTGACCGCTACCCTGCTTGTGCTGGCGATCGGCTTCTATTTCTTCATGAACTACATCATGTACAGCAGTCTGAAGTCAGAGCTGAAGAGCGAGGCGGAGTACGTGCTCCCCCGCATTCGCGCGTTGCCGACCGTATCGTCGCAGGGCTTCAGCTTCAACTTCGAGCTGGAGGGGCGCAATTCGATTCGCAGCGGCAAGCTGCAGCTTCAGGTCGTTAACCTGCAGGATGGGCGCAAATTCCGCTCGAATGATCTCATTGAAGCGGATTTGGAGCTTCCGGGTGTGTCACCGGCCAAGGTTGCGTGCGTGCTGAGGGGGTCTTGTGCGTTTCAGAAGGTCAAGGTAGATGGCAATGATTTCCTTATTCATTATACACCGCTGTTCGCCTCGTCGCTGTTCGGCTCGTCCGATGAGCCGATCGGCATGCTGCAGGCGGCGTATTTCGTCGGCAATTACGAGCGTGTATTCGTCATTCTCCGGCTCGTACTGACGATTACGATGCTGCTGATCATCGTGCTGGCGGCATCGGTCGGTTGGTTCTTAGCGCGCAAGGCGCTTCGTCCGATCGAGCGGCTGGTGGAGGCGACGAATCGGATTGAGAAAGGAACCGACCTGCAGCGCCGCATCGAATATGACGGTCCGCCCGACGAGATCGGCGTGCTGACCGATACGATCAACGGTATGTTAAGCCGGCTGCAGCACACCTACACCGAGCTGGAGGAGGCGTACAGCGCCCAGCGTCGGTTCGTATCCGACGCCTCGCATGAGCTGCGGACGCCGCTGACGACGATTCGCGGCAATGTGGAGCTGCTGGAGAAGGTGTGGAACCAGACGCTGCAGCGTTCATCGGCGCCAGATTCGGGTATGTCCTCGGTCGAGCTCAGTCTGGAGGCGATGCGGGACATTTCCGGTGAGGCGGAGCGGATGTCGCGTCTTGTGAACGATCTGCTCGCGCTGGCTCGCGCCGATGCCGGGTTCCAGATGGCGAAGGCGGAGCTCGAGCTGAGGCCGCTCTTGGAGGACGCCGCGCGCAAGGCGCACATGCTGCCGCGTACGGTGGAATGGATCGTTGGTGATCTGTCCGCCGCTGCAGGTGTGCGGATCATCGGCAATCGGGACTATATGCAGCAGCTTCTGTTTATTTTCATCGAGAATGCGTTCAAGTACACGGAGCACGGCTACGTGAAGCTCGATGCGCTGCGCCATGGCGGTCAGATTGGTATCCGTATCGAGGATAGTGGCATCGGGATGGATGAGCAGGAGGTGCCGCACATCTTCGACCGCTTCTATCGGGCGGATGTGTCGAGGGGGATGAAGTCTGGTACCGGACTCGGTTTGTCGATCGCGAGGTGGATTATCGATGAGCATGGGGGCTCGATTGAGGTGAATACGGCTAAGGACGAGGGCTCGACCTTCACGCTGTGGTTCCCGATTGTCGAGTCGAGGGTGCTAGAGGCGGACGCAGAGCATGCGAGCCATTCCCTCACAGAAGGAGATCGGGTATAA
- a CDS encoding 4-hydroxy-3-methylbut-2-enyl diphosphate reductase encodes MDVIKISPRGYCYGVVDAMALAMQTAKNFNLPRPIYILGMIVHNAHVTEFFEKEGVITLDGPNRLEILEKIDKGTVIFTAHGVSPEVRKRARERGLSIVDATCPDVTKTHDLIREKTSEGYHIIYIGKKGHPEPEGAVGVAPDHVHLIEKLEEIDGLTLTSERIVITNQTTMSQWDIKHIMNRLLEKFPQAEIHNEICLATQVRQEAVAEQAKGADLVIVVGDPRSNNSNRLAQVSEEIAGVKAHRISDLSELKREWLESVRRVAVTSGASTPTPITKEVISYLEQYDENDPSTWEIRRTVNMDRLIPTVRTKAGAEQG; translated from the coding sequence ATGGACGTGATCAAAATATCGCCGAGAGGCTACTGCTACGGCGTCGTCGATGCGATGGCGCTGGCGATGCAAACTGCGAAAAATTTCAACCTGCCAAGGCCGATCTACATTCTCGGTATGATTGTGCACAACGCGCACGTGACCGAGTTCTTCGAGAAGGAGGGCGTCATTACGCTGGATGGCCCGAACCGACTCGAGATTCTGGAGAAGATCGATAAGGGGACGGTCATCTTCACCGCGCATGGCGTATCGCCCGAGGTGCGTAAGCGTGCCCGCGAGCGCGGACTGTCGATCGTCGACGCAACGTGCCCGGATGTGACGAAGACGCATGACCTCATTCGTGAGAAGACGAGTGAAGGCTACCATATTATCTATATTGGCAAAAAAGGCCACCCCGAGCCCGAAGGCGCTGTCGGCGTCGCGCCGGACCATGTCCATCTGATCGAGAAGCTGGAGGAGATCGACGGACTGACGCTCACGAGCGAGCGCATCGTCATCACGAACCAGACGACGATGTCCCAGTGGGACATCAAGCACATCATGAACCGTCTGCTCGAGAAGTTCCCGCAGGCGGAGATCCACAACGAGATCTGCCTTGCGACACAGGTGCGCCAGGAGGCGGTGGCCGAGCAGGCGAAGGGAGCCGATCTTGTCATCGTCGTCGGCGATCCGCGCAGCAACAACTCGAACCGGCTGGCGCAGGTGTCGGAGGAGATCGCGGGCGTGAAGGCGCATCGGATCTCGGACTTGTCCGAGCTGAAGCGGGAGTGGCTTGAGTCAGTGCGGCGCGTGGCCGTTACGAGCGGCGCCTCGACGCCGACGCCGATCACGAAGGAAGTGATCTCGTATCTTGAGCAATACGACGAGAACGATCCGTCGACGTGGGAGATTCGCCGAACGGTGAACATGGACCGTCTCATTCCGACCGTGAGGACGAAGGCGGGCGCGGAGCAGGGGTAG
- a CDS encoding YugN family protein translates to MIPLQSTITGREEAFDAVREYLHGMEFALGGNWDYEHGSFDRYLDEAHKVWLRLPFEVTHGVLDGDTPETGAIVQFGSPFVLKHIYNEGLDSEAQIRTYGALLDQFSSPLDSDAPVEDKWVKEAKELLHRVESTWLQ, encoded by the coding sequence ATGATACCGCTGCAATCTACAATTACAGGCCGCGAGGAGGCCTTTGACGCTGTACGAGAATATTTGCATGGGATGGAGTTCGCGCTCGGAGGGAACTGGGATTACGAGCATGGCAGCTTCGATCGGTACCTCGATGAGGCGCATAAGGTGTGGCTGAGGCTGCCGTTCGAGGTGACACACGGGGTGCTCGACGGTGATACACCGGAGACAGGGGCGATCGTGCAATTCGGCTCTCCGTTCGTGCTGAAGCATATATATAATGAAGGCTTGGACAGCGAGGCGCAGATTCGAACGTATGGAGCGCTCCTCGACCAATTCTCATCACCTCTCGATAGTGATGCTCCGGTTGAAGACAAGTGGGTGAAGGAAGCGAAGGAGCTGCTGCACAGGGTGGAGAGCACCTGGCTTCAGTAG
- a CDS encoding S1C family serine protease yields MDFNNNNNNHSNGGSNDNKNGAYNPFDDFFRSSSARDGDARQSDDSAAQQPASSSSERDGQPAGRSSHYFGYGPYTPSAGDTTVTGASGTSSVEVTPPKPVRPLQTNSAEPSAQAGQWQFNPAPKRGSSFRSIFASFMAGVIVVGSLMFASDKMNLFTGAEGVMNGSSPASATAQSALGGSGNAGVRQTAFDMERPNNISGIVEQSSPAVVKIETKVKAKSTSRSGSSLFNDPFFRQFFGDDFGMTPPSNNDSGQLQPGGMGTGFIFEKSGYILTNEHVIEGADEIWVYVQGFEKPFKAELLGNSYDLDLAALKITPENGKDFPMLPLGNADDLNVGDWVVAIGNPYGFDHTVTVGVLSAKERPISIPDANGTRNYKHLLQTDASINPGNSGGPLLNLNGEVIGINTAVSATAQGIGFAIPTSTISAVLDNLKNNIKIPKEPLPYIGISMQNIDKEWLSELKLDSTDGAIVAQVERKSPAFSAGIRPYDVIVEVNGTKVKTSTEISEAIKKLKVGDKVTVGIMRDGQKQSIEVTIGNRNAE; encoded by the coding sequence ATGGACTTCAACAACAATAACAATAACCATAGCAATGGCGGCTCTAACGATAATAAGAACGGTGCGTACAATCCGTTCGACGATTTCTTCCGCAGCTCAAGCGCGCGCGATGGGGATGCACGACAGTCGGATGATTCGGCCGCGCAGCAGCCGGCGTCCAGCTCGAGCGAGCGCGACGGTCAGCCTGCCGGCCGATCCTCGCACTACTTCGGCTACGGTCCATATACGCCGAGCGCAGGGGATACGACGGTGACGGGTGCTAGTGGCACGTCCTCGGTCGAAGTGACGCCGCCGAAGCCGGTGCGACCGCTGCAGACGAATTCAGCCGAGCCGTCGGCTCAAGCCGGTCAATGGCAGTTCAATCCGGCACCGAAGCGCGGCAGCAGCTTCCGCTCGATTTTCGCCTCGTTCATGGCGGGTGTAATCGTGGTCGGATCGCTCATGTTCGCCTCGGATAAGATGAACCTGTTCACCGGCGCGGAAGGCGTCATGAACGGCTCCAGCCCAGCAAGTGCGACCGCTCAGTCGGCTCTCGGAGGCTCGGGCAATGCGGGAGTTCGTCAGACTGCGTTCGACATGGAGCGTCCGAACAACATCTCCGGCATCGTCGAGCAGTCAAGTCCTGCTGTCGTGAAGATCGAGACGAAGGTGAAGGCGAAGAGTACGAGCCGCAGCGGCAGCTCGCTGTTCAACGACCCGTTCTTCCGACAGTTCTTCGGCGATGACTTCGGCATGACGCCGCCGAGCAACAATGACTCTGGACAGCTGCAGCCGGGCGGGATGGGAACGGGCTTCATCTTCGAGAAGTCCGGCTACATTCTGACGAATGAGCACGTGATCGAGGGTGCGGATGAGATCTGGGTGTACGTACAGGGCTTCGAGAAGCCGTTCAAGGCTGAGTTGCTCGGCAACAGCTACGACCTCGACCTCGCGGCGCTGAAGATCACACCAGAGAATGGCAAAGACTTCCCGATGCTGCCGCTCGGCAATGCGGATGATCTGAATGTTGGGGACTGGGTCGTCGCGATCGGCAACCCGTACGGCTTCGACCATACGGTAACCGTCGGCGTGCTCAGTGCGAAGGAGCGTCCGATCAGCATTCCGGATGCGAACGGCACACGTAACTACAAGCATCTGCTGCAGACGGATGCTTCGATTAACCCAGGTAACTCGGGCGGACCGCTCTTGAACTTGAACGGCGAGGTTATCGGCATCAATACGGCGGTCAGCGCGACAGCACAGGGCATCGGCTTCGCCATTCCGACGAGCACGATCTCGGCGGTGCTGGATAATCTGAAGAACAACATCAAGATTCCGAAGGAGCCACTGCCGTACATCGGCATCTCCATGCAGAATATCGATAAGGAATGGCTGAGTGAGCTGAAGCTGGACAGCACCGACGGTGCAATCGTCGCTCAGGTCGAGCGTAAGAGCCCGGCGTTCAGCGCAGGTATTCGTCCTTATGACGTCATCGTCGAGGTGAACGGCACGAAGGTGAAGACGTCGACGGAGATCAGCGAAGCGATCAAGAAGCTGAAGGTCGGTGATAAGGTGACGGTCGGCATTATGCGCGACGGTCAGAAGCAGTCGATTGAAGTCACGATTGGCAATCGCAACGCGGAGTAG
- a CDS encoding response regulator transcription factor → MREKIVVIDDDEKITSMLRRSLAFEGYTVFTANHGVEGLKSITENEPHAVILDVMMPQLDGWEVVRRIREAGLEVPVLMLTAKDEVSDRVKGLDLGADDYLVKPFALEELLARVRVLLRRKSPDKPEVQTNKLTYLDLSLDLDTREVFRGGRLVELTTKEFDLLHLFMQNPRRVLSRDIIMEKVWGYDYSGESNVLEVYVALLRQKTEEHGHKRIIQTVRGAGYVLRGEG, encoded by the coding sequence ATGCGCGAGAAGATCGTGGTGATCGATGATGATGAGAAAATTACGTCCATGCTGCGGCGCAGCCTGGCGTTCGAGGGATATACGGTGTTCACGGCGAATCACGGCGTCGAAGGACTGAAGTCGATTACGGAGAATGAGCCGCATGCGGTCATTCTCGATGTGATGATGCCGCAGCTGGACGGCTGGGAGGTCGTGCGCCGCATCCGCGAGGCGGGTCTTGAGGTGCCGGTGCTCATGCTAACGGCGAAGGATGAGGTGAGCGACCGGGTGAAGGGGCTCGATCTCGGTGCCGACGACTACCTCGTCAAGCCGTTCGCGCTGGAGGAGCTGCTCGCTCGGGTGCGCGTGCTGCTGCGGCGCAAGTCGCCGGACAAGCCGGAGGTGCAGACGAACAAGCTGACGTATCTGGACCTGTCGCTCGATCTCGATACGCGGGAGGTGTTCCGCGGCGGTCGTCTGGTGGAGCTGACGACGAAGGAGTTCGACCTCTTGCATCTGTTCATGCAGAATCCGCGGCGCGTGCTGTCGAGAGACATTATTATGGAAAAAGTATGGGGCTACGACTATAGCGGCGAATCGAACGTGCTCGAGGTGTACGTGGCGCTGCTCCGGCAGAAGACCGAGGAGCACGGTCACAAGCGTATCATTCAGACCGTCCGCGGCGCGGGCTACGTGCTGAGAGGAGAAGGGTGA
- a CDS encoding 3D domain-containing protein translates to MLTKTASHARWIGSILFVLSVLIWFGDDQKPHLASGSELPKSSASSAVVHASGPGGAMTDRGVTGATKTEGKSIVTAVTQGSSARRGYKLFPHQNQDLTKLKAVEVTATGYYAGRESTGKNPGHPQYGLTYSGVRVMRDFYALSTIAADPHVFPLGTVLYIPGYGYGVVADTGGAIKGNRIDLYFETKDQVYTEWGKKTLNVFVVKEGDGKLNETIWRKLKEELLL, encoded by the coding sequence ATGCTAACAAAAACCGCAAGCCATGCCAGATGGATTGGCTCAATCCTATTTGTGCTGTCCGTGTTGATATGGTTTGGAGATGATCAGAAGCCACACCTCGCTTCCGGCAGTGAGCTGCCGAAGTCGTCCGCCTCATCAGCTGTTGTACATGCGAGCGGACCAGGCGGCGCTATGACGGACAGGGGCGTGACGGGCGCGACGAAGACGGAAGGCAAGTCCATCGTCACAGCCGTGACGCAGGGTAGCTCGGCGCGGCGCGGCTATAAGCTTTTTCCACATCAGAACCAAGATCTGACGAAGCTCAAGGCTGTAGAGGTAACCGCGACGGGCTACTATGCAGGTCGGGAGTCCACAGGGAAGAACCCGGGACATCCTCAGTATGGTCTGACGTATTCCGGTGTGCGCGTTATGAGAGACTTCTATGCGCTGTCCACGATCGCGGCCGATCCGCATGTATTCCCGCTTGGGACGGTACTGTATATTCCGGGCTATGGCTACGGCGTAGTGGCGGATACCGGCGGGGCGATTAAGGGCAATCGCATCGACTTGTACTTTGAGACGAAGGATCAGGTGTACACGGAATGGGGCAAAAAAACGCTTAACGTCTTCGTCGTAAAGGAAGGAGACGGTAAGCTGAACGAGACGATCTGGCGGAAGCTGAAGGAAGAGCTTCTTTTATAA